One Streptomyces sp. NBC_01237 genomic region harbors:
- a CDS encoding CDP-alcohol phosphatidyltransferase family protein: MNGLYALKPWYANRLAGVRARLVRREVSPDTLTAAGVAAAAGGAAALAWLPAGPAALPVAVLLAARLAFANLDGALARDTGRTTRRGAVLNELGDRAADLVVLAGFLTLAPLWLVAVAALAATLPSWVSLAGAAAGAPRHNGGPVGKTERCLLVVVAAASGWAVPVLIVIAAGSLLTAALRLARLWRELA, translated from the coding sequence ATGAACGGCCTCTACGCTCTCAAGCCCTGGTACGCGAACCGGCTCGCCGGTGTCCGTGCCCGTCTCGTCCGCCGTGAGGTGTCGCCCGACACCCTCACCGCGGCGGGCGTGGCCGCGGCGGCCGGTGGAGCCGCCGCGCTGGCCTGGCTGCCCGCCGGACCCGCCGCGCTCCCGGTCGCCGTACTGCTCGCGGCGCGGCTCGCCTTCGCCAACCTCGACGGGGCGCTGGCCCGCGACACCGGCCGGACCACCCGGCGCGGCGCGGTCCTCAACGAACTGGGCGACCGGGCGGCCGACCTGGTCGTGCTCGCCGGGTTCCTGACGCTCGCCCCGCTCTGGCTGGTGGCGGTGGCCGCCCTCGCGGCGACACTGCCGTCCTGGGTGTCGCTGGCGGGCGCCGCGGCCGGTGCGCCCCGGCACAACGGGGGCCCGGTCGGCAAGACCGAACGCTGTCTGCTGGTCGTGGTCGCGGCGGCGAGCGGCTGGGCCGTCCCCGTACTGATCGTGATCGCCGCCGGTTCGCTGCTCACCGCCGCGCTCCGGCTGGCCCGGCTGTGGCGGGAGCTGGCATGA
- a CDS encoding GNAT family N-acetyltransferase has protein sequence MTEPAALHLAHTYELTPPALAGIRDLLDAAFDGDFSDGDWDHTLGGVHACVRDGSGLLLAHGSVIQRRVVHAGRSYRVGYVEGVAVSAEHRRQGLGGRVMAALERVIDGAYAFGALSASDAGAALYASRGWEPWPGQLAAQGADGIEPLPDEEGSTYVRGALPARSGTLVFDWRDGDVL, from the coding sequence ATGACCGAACCGGCAGCCCTGCACCTCGCCCACACCTATGAGCTGACCCCGCCGGCCCTCGCCGGGATCCGCGACCTCCTGGACGCCGCGTTCGACGGGGACTTCTCCGACGGCGACTGGGATCACACCCTGGGCGGCGTCCACGCCTGTGTACGCGACGGCAGCGGACTCCTCCTCGCCCACGGCAGCGTGATCCAGCGGCGGGTGGTCCACGCGGGCCGTTCGTACCGCGTCGGCTACGTCGAGGGCGTGGCCGTCAGCGCCGAGCACCGCAGGCAAGGGCTCGGCGGACGCGTGATGGCCGCGCTGGAACGGGTCATCGACGGGGCGTACGCCTTCGGGGCGCTGTCCGCGTCCGACGCGGGGGCCGCGCTCTATGCGTCGCGGGGCTGGGAGCCGTGGCCGGGACAGCTCGCCGCACAGGGGGCCGACGGCATCGAGCCGCTCCCCGACGAGGAGGGCAGCACCTACGTACGCGGCGCGCTGCCCGCCCGGTCCGGGACGCTGGTCTTCGACTGGCGCGACGGGGACGTGCTGTGA
- a CDS encoding NADP-dependent oxidoreductase, whose translation MTTTRATSTARTTAGTARATAGTARTFHLTARPHGFPTADLFSVVESPVPEPGPGQALVESLYLSVDPYHREEMDGGWELGTPLEGRVIGRVTASRTPELSEGDLVHHRDGWRTHALVTPGTNGTRRISSYDGVPLTAHLSLLGGTGLTAYVALTRTLELRAGQDLFVSAAAGGVGTAVGRIARLLGAGRIIGSAGSAAKVARLTGELGFDAAFDYHDGPVGELLAKAAPDGIDAYVDNVGGEHLEGAISVLRDHGRIAWVGAISQYHSAHNPPAAPRNLFDVVGRSLRLEGVMVRDYRDVQGELEDFLVPHLRSGLIAPEVTVVDGFERTVDGFLGMLRGENTGKMLIRVAE comes from the coding sequence ATGACGACGACACGCGCCACCAGCACCGCCCGCACCACCGCCGGGACCGCCCGCGCCACCGCCGGGACCGCCCGCACCTTCCACCTCACCGCCCGGCCGCACGGCTTCCCGACCGCGGACCTCTTCTCCGTCGTCGAGTCCCCCGTGCCGGAACCGGGACCGGGCCAGGCCCTGGTGGAGAGCCTCTATCTCTCCGTGGACCCGTACCACCGCGAGGAGATGGACGGCGGCTGGGAGCTGGGCACCCCGTTGGAGGGCCGCGTCATCGGCCGGGTGACCGCCTCCCGCACCCCGGAACTCTCCGAGGGCGACCTGGTCCACCACCGCGACGGCTGGCGGACCCACGCCCTGGTCACCCCCGGAACGAACGGCACCCGCAGGATCTCCTCGTACGACGGGGTGCCGCTCACCGCCCATCTCTCCCTCCTCGGCGGGACCGGGCTCACCGCCTATGTCGCGCTCACCCGGACCCTGGAACTCCGCGCGGGCCAGGACCTCTTCGTCTCGGCGGCGGCGGGCGGTGTCGGCACGGCCGTGGGACGGATCGCCCGGCTGCTCGGCGCCGGACGGATCATCGGCAGCGCGGGCTCGGCCGCGAAGGTCGCCCGGCTCACCGGGGAACTCGGCTTCGACGCGGCCTTCGACTACCACGACGGTCCCGTCGGCGAACTGCTGGCGAAGGCGGCACCGGACGGGATCGACGCATACGTCGACAACGTCGGCGGGGAGCACCTGGAGGGTGCGATCTCCGTGCTGCGCGACCACGGGCGGATCGCCTGGGTCGGCGCCATCTCCCAGTACCACTCGGCGCACAACCCGCCCGCCGCGCCGCGCAACCTGTTCGACGTCGTGGGCAGGAGCCTGCGGCTGGAAGGGGTGATGGTGCGCGACTACCGCGATGTCCAGGGCGAGTTGGAGGATTTCCTGGTCCCGCATCTGCGGAGCGGGCTGATCGCCCCCGAGGTGACGGTCGTGGACGGTTTCGAGCGGACGGTGGACGGCTTCCTCGGCATGCTGCGCGGCGAGAACACCGGCAAGATGCTGATCCGGGTGGCCGAGTGA
- a CDS encoding LysR family transcriptional regulator, with amino-acid sequence MTDLAPHELRILAAVADARSFSGAAADLGMTQSAVSHSVRTSERKIGTVLFDRGRQGARPTAAGESAVAHARRVLRLLDVMGAEARGIAAGPAGTATVSGPLRIAAFRSAALHLLPPALERLTARHPGIEPVVRMVREVGPGTAGEVLEGRADLGIATIGTGSPVPEALVGGVLLEEEYALVHPAGHPAPRSLPLVDWRENCTSYTRDWWAAQEWIPRATVEAEDDGAVLSMVSRGLGMAIMPGLSLYGAPDGIEITALGPERPTRSIGYVTTPEQARSLAVRALIRELRAERRGAAVSDSRKSE; translated from the coding sequence ATGACCGACCTCGCCCCGCACGAACTGCGGATACTCGCCGCCGTGGCCGACGCCCGCAGCTTCTCCGGCGCGGCAGCGGACCTGGGCATGACACAGTCCGCCGTCTCGCACTCCGTGCGCACCAGCGAGCGCAAGATCGGCACCGTGCTCTTCGACCGAGGCCGGCAGGGCGCCAGGCCCACCGCCGCCGGTGAGTCCGCCGTCGCCCACGCCCGGCGCGTTCTGCGGCTGCTCGACGTGATGGGCGCCGAGGCGCGGGGCATCGCCGCCGGGCCGGCGGGGACCGCCACGGTGTCCGGGCCGCTGCGGATCGCGGCCTTCCGCAGCGCCGCGCTCCATCTGCTGCCGCCCGCGCTGGAACGTCTCACCGCCCGTCACCCCGGCATCGAGCCGGTGGTGCGGATGGTGCGCGAGGTGGGGCCGGGCACCGCGGGAGAGGTGCTGGAGGGTCGGGCCGACCTGGGTATCGCGACGATCGGGACCGGTTCTCCCGTACCGGAGGCGCTGGTCGGGGGAGTGCTGCTGGAGGAGGAGTACGCGCTGGTGCATCCGGCGGGGCATCCCGCGCCGCGTTCGCTGCCGCTGGTCGACTGGCGGGAGAACTGCACCTCGTACACACGTGACTGGTGGGCGGCGCAGGAGTGGATCCCGCGGGCGACGGTGGAGGCCGAGGACGACGGAGCGGTGCTCTCGATGGTGTCCCGTGGTCTCGGCATGGCGATCATGCCCGGACTGTCCCTCTATGGAGCACCCGACGGAATCGAGATCACCGCTCTCGGACCGGAGCGTCCCACGCGGTCGATCGGCTATGTCACCACCCCTGAGCAGGCGCGATCCCTCGCCGTGCGGGCGCTGATCCGTGAACTGCGCGCCGAACGCCGAGGGGCGGCCGTCTCAGATAGTAGGAAGTCCGAGTAA